A genomic segment from Canis lupus baileyi chromosome 31, mCanLup2.hap1, whole genome shotgun sequence encodes:
- the TPPP gene encoding tubulin polymerization-promoting protein: MADSKAKSAKAANKTPPKSPGDPAKDRAAKRLSLETEGAPEGAAATAPELSALEEAFRRFAVHGDTRATGKEMHGKNWSKLCKDCQVIDGKNVTVTDVDIVFSKIKGKSCRTITFEQFKEALEELSKKRFKDKSSEEAVREVHKLIEGKAPIISGVTKAISSPTVSRLTDTTKFTGSHKERFDPSGKGKGKAGRVDLVDESGYVPGYKHAGTYDQKVQGGK, from the exons ATGGCTGACAGTAAGGCCAAGTCCGCCAAGGCCGCCAACAAGACGCCCCCCAAGTCCCCAGGAGACCCTGCAAAGGACAGGGCAGCCAAGAGGCTGTCGCTGGAGACGGAAGGTGCCCCCGAGGGGGCGGCGGCCACGGCCCCGGAGCTCAGCGCCCTGGAGGAGGCCTTCCGGCGGTTTGCTGTGCACGGGGACACCAGGGCCACCGGGAAGGAGATGCACGGCAAGAACTGGTCGAAACTGTGTAAGGACTGCCAGGTCATCGACGGGAAGAACGTGACTGTCACCGACGTGGACATCGTCTTCAGCAAAATCAA AGGGAAGTCCTGCCGGACCATCACGTTCGAGCAGTTCAAGGAGGCGCTTGAAGAGCTCTCCAAGAAGCGATTCAAAGATAAGAGCAGCGAGGAAGCCGTCCGCGAGGTGCACAAGCTCATCGAGGGCAAGGCCCCCATCATCTCAGGGGTGACG AAAGCCATCTCGTCGCCCACTGTATCTCGACTCACAGACACGACCAAGTTCACGGGCTCCCACAAGGAACGCTTCGACCCATCGGGCAAGGGCAAGGGCAAGGCAGGCCGCGTGGACCTGGTGGATGAGTCAGGCTACGTGCCGGGCTACAAGCACGCAGGCACCTATGACCAGAAGGTGCAGGGGGGCAAGTAG